The Primulina eburnea isolate SZY01 chromosome 13, ASM2296580v1, whole genome shotgun sequence genome includes a region encoding these proteins:
- the LOC140810886 gene encoding galactoside 2-alpha-L-fucosyltransferase-like, producing the protein MNFIPPWETSFAATLAQMMKRLSKSTTSHSEEASTSFEYGHEPVSHSFECINGLNPVKLMGIFVALLMSSSVLFFVSVVWRDPPSDILLTVEARDLPFQAQKATLKEDNLLHLIQEPNDELTGGLLPTGFEEQSCLSRHQFLLYRNETRQPSRFLLSKLRSYETQHEKCGPYTELYNKTLKNLKSGQYTSASDCNYIVWISFSGLGNRMLTLASAFLYALLTNRILLVDSGVDMADLFCEPFPKVSWFLPSDFPLNNQFEGFNRYSNESYGNLLKSNYLGNLNGSTLPSYVYLHLVHDYDDQDKLFFCNEDQTFLQKIPWLIMKTNNYFIPSLFLIPSFEQDLHKLFPDKETVFHFLGRYLFHPTNPVWGLISRYYKAYLSQADEKVGIQIRVFHTESGLFKHVLDQILACTMEEDILPQINRKNSIIRQPDEKQKTVAVLMTSLSYGYFEEIRNLYWEYPTIKGEVVAVYQPSHEEYQQTDKLTHNRKALTEIYLLSLTDKLVTSSWSTFGYVAQGLGGLKPWILYKPENESAPDLPCRRAMSMEPCFHAPPFYDCKTKRGMDTGAVVPHVRHCEDMSWGLKLVEEDSEL; encoded by the exons aTGAACTTTATACCACCTTGGGAGACTTCGTTTGCCGCAACACTCGCACAAATGATGAAAAGGCTGAGCAAAAGTACGACAAGTCACAGCGAGGAAGCGTCTACGTCGTTTGAGTACGGTCACGAGCCCGTTTCTCATAGTTTTGAGTGCATAAATGGGTTGAATCCCGTGAAATTGATGGGCATTTTCGTCGCTCTCTTGATGAGTTCATCAGTGTTGTTCTTTGTGTCTGTTGTGTGGAGGGATCCTCCTTCCGATATACTTTTGACTGTTGAAGCAAGGGACCTTCCATTTCAAGCGCAAAAAG CCACGCTTAAAGAAGACAATCTTCTTCATCTCATTCAGGAACCAAATGATGAACTAACTGGCGGTCTTCTTCCGACTGGATTTGAGGAACAATCTTGTCTTAGCAGGCACCAATTTCTCTTGTATCGGAATGAAACACGACAACCTTCTCGTTTCCTCTTATCCAAATTACGAAGCTATGAAACTCAACATGAGAAGTGTGGACCATACACAGAGTTGTACAACAAAACCTTGAAAAACCTTAAATCTGGTCAATATACTAGCGCCTCTGATTGCAATTACATCGTTTGGATATCCTTCAGTGGACTGGGAAATCGGATGCTGACACTTGCTTCGGCTTTTCTTTATGCTCTTCTCACAAATCGTATTCTCCTTGTTGACAGTGGAGTTGACATGGCAGACCTCTTTTGTGAACCATTTCCCAAGGTTTCTTGGTTCCTTCCCTCGGATTTCCCTTTAAACAACCAGTTTGAAGGATTCAATCGTTACTCAAATGAGAGCTATGGAAATTTGTTGAAGAGTAATTATTTAGGTAACTTAAATGGTTCAACGTTGCCATCATACGTCTATCTCCATCTGGTTCATGATTATGATGATCAGGATAAACTATTTTTCTGCAACGAAGATCAAACTTTCTTGCAGAAGATACCATGGTTGATAATGAAGACCAACAATTATTTCATTCCCTCCCTCTTTTTGATCCCGTCTTTTGAACAAGATTTACACAAACTGTTCCCGGATAAAGAAACCGTTTTCCACTTCTTGGGTCGGTATTTGTTCCACCCCACGAATCCCGTCTGGGGGCTTATAAGTAGATACTACAAAGCTTATTTATCACAGGCAGATGAAAAGGTGGGCATCCAAATAAGAGTTTTCCATACAGAATCGGGTCTTTTTAAGCATGTCTTAGATCAGATTTTAGCTTGTACAATGGAGGAGGATATTCTACCGCAGATCAACCGGAAAAATTCCATTATCCGCCAACCAGATGAGAAGCAGAAGACTGTAGCCGTATTAATGACATCTTTAAGCTATGGTTATTTCGAGGAAATAAGAAACTTGTATTGGGAATACCCGACAATAAAAGGAGAGGTGGTTGCCGTATACCAGCCAAGTCACGAAGAGTACCAACAAACTGATAAGCTAACACATAATCGAAAAGCATTGACTGAAATCTATCTACTTAGCTTGACAGATAAATTGGTCACTAGTTCTTGGTCGACTTTTGGTTATGTGGCTCAAGGACTTGGAGGCTTAAAGCCATGGATACTTTACAAGCCTGAAAATGAGTCGGCACCAGACCTGCCATGCCGTCGAGCCATGTCAATGGAACCATGCTTCCACGCTCCCCCCTTTTATGACTGCAAAACAAAGAGAGGGATGGATACTGGTGCTGTTGTTCCTCATGTAAGACATTGTGAAGACATGAGCTGGGGCCTCAAGCTGGTTGAAGAGGACAGTGAATTGTAA
- the LOC140809288 gene encoding uncharacterized protein, which produces MGKDSKSKDSSGKNKGKQAAGGSDDVASKGKGKAGKSDGLGTCTYVKARHILCEKQGKINEAYKKLQDGWLSNGDKVPPTEFAKIAAEYSECPSGKKGGDLGWFPRGKMAGPFQEVAFNTPVGVTSAPFKSTHGYHIILSEGRKN; this is translated from the exons ATGGGGAAAGACTCCAAGTCTAAGGATTCATCAGGAAAGAATAAGGGAAAGCAAGCAGCAGGGGGTAGTGATGATGTAGCATCAAAAGGCAAAGGGAAAGCTGGCAAATCAGATGGCTTAGGAACTTGTACTTACGTCAAGG CCAGGCATATCTTGTGTGAGAAGCAAGGAAAGATTAATGAAGCCTATAAGAAGCTGCAAGATGGCTGGCTTAGCAATGGAGACAAAGTCCCACCTACCGAGTTTGCTAAG ATCGCAGCTGAGTATTCTGAGTGTCCATCGGGTAAGAAAGGTGGGGATCTCGGATGGTTTCCTCGTGGCAAAATGGCTGGCCCGTTTCAGGAGGTTGCTTTTAACACGCCTGTTGGAGTGACCAGCGCACCGTTTAAATCGAC ACATGGATACCACATTATCTTGAGTGAAGGACGGAAGAATTGA